A section of the Pedobacter sp. HDW13 genome encodes:
- a CDS encoding carboxypeptidase-like regulatory domain-containing protein, which yields MNNDWLDIDVLEDYLDGKLDAKAMHFVERQALEDPFVAEALEGLKQSPKRKQTLSILQKQLHDRVSERPIKRKLWGITTQRLSIAATATVAFIAVSILFFMRETNRRNAEMAARKSGGVMVNLDTTTAIAAVSPKTDTLAKVAKSTLIDKAIADAKTSDLAINKKTTPTNYSVQREIAESKAIEERASLSKAKVSAFAARKADSIQARFDEPLAVAAAPQSFGSSKIVFSGNVVDQRDGKPISGAVVKLAGSKNITATDTKGYFTLPADSSAKDKDLLINAIGFKEIPVVGMQDPNAIRSAMSGGKTLNEIALITGSNGRKKENIPAPKITLRAEQNLNGKSAEEITKPIPVATINYQQYLENNNKLYNPKGPEQFVILSFKVKTNGRPSNITVIKSLNKKADAEAKRLIQDGPDWVLPKKGTDVVELSVKF from the coding sequence GTGAATAACGATTGGTTAGATATTGATGTACTGGAAGATTACCTGGATGGTAAGCTTGATGCCAAAGCTATGCACTTTGTAGAAAGGCAGGCCTTGGAAGATCCTTTCGTTGCCGAAGCTTTGGAAGGCTTAAAACAATCGCCTAAACGCAAACAAACACTTTCTATTTTACAAAAGCAACTGCACGACAGGGTTTCGGAAAGGCCGATAAAGCGTAAACTCTGGGGTATTACCACACAAAGGCTCAGCATTGCTGCTACAGCTACAGTAGCTTTTATTGCGGTGAGTATTTTGTTCTTTATGCGCGAAACGAACCGCAGAAATGCCGAAATGGCCGCCCGAAAATCGGGTGGTGTAATGGTAAATCTCGATACTACTACCGCTATAGCCGCTGTTAGCCCTAAAACAGATACTTTGGCCAAAGTTGCCAAATCAACCTTAATTGATAAAGCGATTGCTGATGCTAAAACCAGCGATCTGGCCATCAACAAGAAAACAACACCAACCAATTATAGCGTGCAAAGGGAAATTGCAGAAAGCAAAGCAATTGAAGAACGTGCAAGCCTAAGTAAAGCTAAGGTGAGCGCTTTCGCCGCCCGTAAAGCCGATTCTATTCAAGCTAGGTTTGACGAACCGCTTGCAGTAGCTGCTGCACCACAATCGTTTGGATCAAGTAAAATTGTTTTTAGTGGCAATGTAGTGGATCAGCGTGACGGAAAACCCATTAGTGGCGCTGTAGTTAAACTGGCTGGATCGAAAAACATAACCGCAACCGATACCAAGGGATATTTTACCTTGCCAGCTGATAGCAGCGCTAAAGACAAGGATTTATTAATTAATGCCATTGGTTTTAAAGAGATTCCGGTGGTGGGTATGCAAGATCCAAATGCGATCAGGTCGGCCATGAGTGGAGGAAAAACACTCAACGAAATTGCGCTGATTACCGGATCGAATGGACGCAAGAAAGAAAATATACCTGCACCTAAAATTACGCTTCGTGCAGAGCAGAACCTGAATGGAAAATCGGCTGAGGAAATTACCAAGCCTATTCCGGTTGCTACAATTAACTATCAGCAATACCTCGAAAACAACAATAAACTGTATAACCCGAAAGGCCCTGAACAGTTTGTGATTTTAAGCTTTAAAGTAAAAACCAACGGAAGGCCTTCAAACATTACAGTTATTAAATCGCTTAACAAAAAAGCCGATGCAGAAGCGAAACGACTGATTCAGGATGGTCCGGATTGGGTACTTCCCAAAAAAGGTACCGATGTAGTTGAACTGAGCGTTAAGTTTTAG
- a CDS encoding PD40 domain-containing protein: MTKFNIQLACIFIAGTVLTSCSNQQSAEGGSKAILDTVSLSSKNYALAYQDGEKIVATSIDTMKQISFGGATDPAISPDGNRLAYTLSDSAGHRSIWIADMENKSQGELVVNNNNYYQAVWSADGSTIAFNIFNKQGLWKIGIIKADNSGYVMLDSASKINVYAPTWKNEKEIVGQDLTNLYTFDLSGKVIDTKLIAGLIGKDLTIASSNRFFYTKDGNKLIFNAGNTDVLDGLTGPAEAVYILDLANKKIDRLSPKGINVSYVFVTADDRIFYSGAEKPFIQSKIYVADLKGNSKIVVDKGTNPTGALK, from the coding sequence ATGACGAAATTTAACATTCAGCTGGCCTGTATTTTTATAGCCGGCACGGTACTTACAAGTTGTAGCAATCAACAATCAGCAGAGGGCGGTTCGAAAGCGATATTAGATACGGTTTCGTTAAGCAGTAAAAACTATGCCCTGGCCTATCAGGATGGCGAAAAGATTGTGGCTACCAGCATCGATACCATGAAGCAGATTTCGTTCGGTGGTGCTACCGATCCGGCCATTTCGCCCGACGGGAATAGACTTGCCTACACTTTAAGCGATTCTGCTGGGCACCGCTCCATATGGATTGCCGATATGGAGAATAAAAGTCAGGGCGAATTGGTGGTAAATAACAACAATTATTACCAGGCGGTATGGTCGGCTGATGGCAGTACCATTGCTTTTAACATTTTTAACAAACAAGGCCTATGGAAAATAGGCATTATTAAAGCAGATAATTCAGGCTATGTAATGCTTGATAGTGCATCTAAAATTAATGTGTATGCCCCAACGTGGAAAAATGAGAAGGAAATCGTTGGTCAGGATTTAACCAATTTGTACACTTTTGATCTTTCGGGTAAGGTGATTGATACCAAGTTAATTGCAGGTTTAATTGGTAAAGATTTAACCATTGCCAGTAGTAATCGTTTCTTTTATACCAAAGACGGCAACAAACTGATTTTCAATGCCGGCAATACTGATGTATTGGATGGATTAACCGGGCCTGCTGAGGCGGTTTATATTTTGGATTTGGCCAATAAGAAAATCGACAGGCTTTCGCCCAAGGGTATAAATGTATCTTACGTTTTTGTAACTGCCGACGACCGGATTTTTTATAGCGGTGCCGAAAAACCCTTTATTCAATCGAAAATTTATGTAGCCGATTTGAAGGGTAACAGTAAAATTGTGGTGGATAAGGGCACTAATCCAACCGGGGCTTTAAAATAA
- a CDS encoding DUF47 domain-containing protein — MNNIFKFFTPQDRKFHPLFEQAGSNALKIAEALLAMVSTADAENRKAIFKEIERLEHVGDDITHSIFLELSRNFITPFDREDIHQLATAVDDVADYIYGTANRMQMYNMNTINEPIVKIAELLVEMCTDIDKAIKELRNFKNIRVIADACIRINSGENQADYVFTLAVARLFEYETNAIELIKQKEVLQTIEKATDKCEDVANVLETILVKNA; from the coding sequence ATGAACAATATTTTTAAGTTCTTTACGCCTCAAGACAGAAAGTTTCATCCACTGTTCGAGCAGGCAGGAAGCAATGCATTAAAAATTGCTGAAGCCCTTTTAGCAATGGTGAGCACAGCCGATGCGGAAAACAGAAAAGCCATTTTTAAAGAAATTGAGCGACTGGAGCATGTAGGTGATGATATTACCCATTCAATTTTTCTTGAGTTAAGCCGGAACTTTATTACGCCTTTTGACCGTGAAGATATTCACCAACTGGCTACTGCTGTTGATGATGTTGCCGATTACATTTATGGCACAGCTAACCGCATGCAGATGTATAACATGAATACCATTAATGAGCCGATTGTTAAAATTGCCGAGCTTTTGGTAGAAATGTGTACCGATATTGATAAAGCGATTAAAGAATTGCGCAATTTCAAAAATATCCGTGTTATTGCTGATGCTTGTATCCGCATTAACAGCGGCGAAAACCAGGCTGATTATGTATTTACCCTAGCGGTAGCCCGTTTGTTCGAATACGAAACCAATGCAATTGAATTAATTAAACAAAAAGAGGTTTTACAAACGATAGAGAAAGCAACAGATAAGTGCGAGGATGTAGCGAATGTGCTTGAAACTATCTTGGTTAAAAACGCTTAA
- a CDS encoding DUF4197 domain-containing protein — MKRIKTFSTALALLLFASFTVTAQIKLSDIFKKVTEKQGTTAGATGTPSTFEIGQGIKEALQIGISAGADRLSVKDGFLGNLAVKILMPPEAQKVEKTLRGIGLNKLCDNVIVSLNRAAEDAATEAKPIFISAIKQMTLTDATNILLGNKDAATEYFKRVTTAQLMQKFSPIVTTSLSKVNATKYYSDLTTQYNRLPLVKPVNTNLTEYVTQKAIDGLFIEVAKEELKIRDNLGSRSSTLLQKVFGYADKKKS; from the coding sequence ATGAAAAGAATTAAAACTTTTTCTACTGCACTGGCTTTACTGCTGTTTGCCAGCTTTACCGTTACTGCCCAGATTAAACTGAGCGATATTTTTAAAAAAGTAACCGAAAAACAAGGAACCACCGCCGGTGCTACAGGAACACCCTCAACTTTCGAAATAGGACAGGGCATTAAAGAAGCATTGCAAATCGGTATTTCGGCTGGTGCCGACAGGCTTTCGGTTAAAGATGGTTTTTTGGGCAACCTGGCGGTTAAAATTTTAATGCCACCCGAAGCACAAAAAGTAGAAAAAACATTGCGGGGCATTGGCTTGAACAAGCTTTGCGATAATGTAATTGTGAGCCTGAACCGCGCAGCAGAAGATGCCGCTACAGAAGCCAAGCCCATTTTTATTTCGGCCATTAAACAAATGACGCTTACCGATGCTACCAATATTCTTTTGGGCAATAAAGATGCCGCTACCGAATACTTTAAGCGGGTAACTACAGCTCAGCTAATGCAAAAGTTTAGCCCGATTGTAACCACCAGCTTAAGTAAGGTAAATGCCACCAAATATTACAGCGATTTAACCACGCAGTACAACAGGTTGCCATTGGTAAAACCCGTTAACACCAACTTAACCGAATACGTTACGCAAAAGGCGATTGATGGATTGTTTATCGAAGTAGCGAAAGAAGAACTGAAAATAAGGGATAATCTAGGCTCAAGAAGCTCTACCTTATTGCAAAAAGTGTTTGGCTATGCCGATAAGAAAAAAAGTTAA
- a CDS encoding RNA polymerase sigma factor: MRFIKNTAGNSQQDDAKLIAEYKNAGNLDALGTLYNKYMHLVFGVCLNYFKDEEQSKDAVMQIFEELVTKLKVHEVQNFKSWLHVLTRNHCLMALRKSARQNNVSIDDTFVENSEFVHLDIDNTKETQLTIMEKCMQTLPEEQRKSVDLFYLQEKCYKEVADITGYDMLKVKSYIQNGKRNLKICIEKNSGE, from the coding sequence TTGAGATTTATAAAAAATACAGCTGGAAATAGCCAGCAAGATGATGCTAAACTAATTGCCGAGTATAAAAACGCGGGCAATTTAGATGCATTGGGTACGCTTTACAACAAATATATGCACCTGGTTTTCGGGGTTTGCCTAAACTACTTTAAGGATGAAGAGCAAAGCAAGGATGCTGTAATGCAGATTTTTGAAGAGTTGGTAACCAAGCTCAAAGTGCACGAGGTACAGAATTTCAAAAGCTGGCTTCATGTACTTACGCGTAACCATTGCTTAATGGCGCTGCGTAAATCGGCCAGGCAAAATAATGTTTCTATAGACGATACTTTTGTGGAAAACAGCGAGTTTGTGCATCTGGATATAGACAACACAAAAGAAACACAGCTTACCATTATGGAAAAGTGTATGCAAACTTTGCCTGAAGAACAGCGAAAAAGCGTAGATTTATTTTATTTACAGGAAAAATGCTATAAAGAAGTGGCCGATATTACGGGCTACGACATGCTTAAGGTAAAAAGTTACATCCAAAACGGTAAGCGGAATTTAAAGATTTGTATAGAGAAAAACAGTGGTGAATAA
- a CDS encoding inorganic phosphate transporter, which yields MVTTLLVVVVILAIAFDYINGFHDAANSIATVVSTKVLTPFQAVLWAALFNFAAYFYFTDHKVANTVAKTVIENYITLEVILAGLVAAIIWNLLTWWYGIPSSSSHTLIGGFAGAGMTHALLTGASPLDAVNMGYVIKIVSFIVLAPIIGMVISVVLTLIIINVCRYAKPATAEKWFKRLQLLSSAALSFFHGGNDAQKVMGIIATALIASKVIPNFEAMPAWVPIACYSAIALGTMSGGWKIVKTMGSKITKVTALEGVAAEGAGAVTLGITEHFGIPVSTTHTITGSIVGVGVVKSVSAVRWGVTINLIWAWILTIPVSATLAAIIYAVIYYLK from the coding sequence ATGGTAACTACCTTACTGGTTGTTGTTGTAATTCTGGCTATTGCTTTCGATTATATTAACGGTTTCCACGATGCCGCTAACTCGATTGCAACAGTTGTTTCTACAAAAGTACTTACGCCTTTTCAGGCGGTTTTATGGGCTGCGTTATTTAATTTCGCTGCTTATTTTTATTTTACCGACCACAAAGTGGCCAATACAGTTGCTAAAACTGTAATTGAAAACTACATTACATTAGAGGTTATTCTGGCAGGCTTAGTTGCTGCAATTATCTGGAACCTTCTAACCTGGTGGTATGGTATTCCTTCCAGCTCATCGCACACCTTAATTGGTGGTTTTGCAGGTGCTGGTATGACACATGCTTTGCTTACAGGCGCTAGTCCGCTCGATGCCGTAAACATGGGTTATGTAATTAAAATTGTTTCCTTTATTGTGTTGGCTCCGATAATCGGTATGGTAATTTCGGTGGTTTTAACGCTTATCATTATCAATGTGTGCCGTTATGCCAAGCCGGCAACAGCCGAAAAATGGTTTAAACGTCTGCAGCTTTTATCATCTGCTGCCTTAAGTTTCTTCCACGGAGGTAACGATGCTCAAAAAGTAATGGGTATTATTGCAACAGCTTTAATCGCTTCAAAGGTGATTCCTAACTTCGAAGCCATGCCTGCATGGGTTCCAATTGCCTGTTACTCTGCCATAGCATTAGGTACTATGAGTGGTGGCTGGAAAATTGTAAAAACCATGGGATCGAAAATTACCAAGGTAACTGCACTTGAAGGTGTTGCTGCCGAAGGTGCTGGTGCGGTAACATTGGGTATTACCGAACACTTCGGTATTCCGGTTTCTACTACGCATACCATAACCGGTTCTATTGTAGGGGTAGGGGTTGTTAAAAGTGTATCGGCAGTACGTTGGGGTGTAACCATTAACCTGATTTGGGCATGGATTTTAACCATCCCGGTTTCAGCTACACTGGCAGCCATTATTTACGCGGTGATATACTACTTAAAATAA